The Xanthocytophaga agilis genome has a window encoding:
- a CDS encoding medium chain dehydrogenase/reductase family protein, with translation MLSRRAFVVPKAGSLKNLYIQEQTLPLPDSDQVTIAVKAIGLNYADIFAIKGLYSATPKGAFVPGLEYAGEVVQVGSEVTHLKVGDKIMGVTRFGSYTTRLNIDARYVMPLPEGWTFAEGAAFPVQVLTAYYALVPLGALKNGQTVLIHSAAGGVGILANRIAKRLGAYTIGVVGNASKLELLHKEGYDGAVIRSTQFKNDVQKALQGRELNIVLETTGSKYFYWSYELLASQGRLIAYGSAQFTTQGNRPNYFKLVWRYLFRPRLSPLKMIPQNKSLMAFNLIWIYEKAELMQELLAEINVLKLPPPLIGHTFPFEQLPQALQFFQTGKTIGKIIVEVS, from the coding sequence ATGCTTAGCCGTCGTGCATTTGTTGTACCCAAAGCTGGTTCACTGAAAAACTTATATATACAGGAACAAACCCTCCCATTGCCTGATTCAGATCAGGTAACCATTGCAGTGAAGGCAATTGGACTCAATTATGCAGATATCTTTGCCATCAAGGGTCTTTATAGTGCTACACCAAAAGGGGCTTTTGTACCTGGATTGGAGTATGCAGGTGAAGTAGTACAGGTAGGAAGTGAAGTTACACATCTAAAGGTAGGAGACAAAATCATGGGAGTAACCCGATTTGGCTCTTATACAACACGCCTGAATATAGACGCCCGTTATGTCATGCCTTTACCAGAAGGATGGACTTTTGCAGAGGGAGCCGCATTTCCGGTACAGGTACTTACAGCCTATTATGCATTAGTGCCACTGGGAGCTTTAAAAAACGGACAAACTGTTTTAATTCATAGTGCAGCAGGAGGAGTTGGCATTCTGGCAAATCGAATTGCTAAACGTCTGGGAGCATATACAATTGGTGTAGTAGGGAACGCCTCCAAACTGGAACTATTACATAAGGAAGGGTACGACGGTGCAGTAATACGTTCCACTCAATTTAAAAATGATGTACAAAAAGCTCTTCAGGGACGCGAACTAAATATTGTGCTGGAAACAACCGGAAGTAAATACTTTTACTGGAGTTATGAATTGCTGGCGTCTCAAGGTCGTTTAATTGCCTATGGATCAGCACAGTTTACCACACAAGGAAATAGACCTAATTATTTTAAACTAGTTTGGCGATATTTGTTTCGTCCACGACTTTCTCCCCTCAAAATGATCCCTCAGAATAAATCCTTAATGGCATTTAATCTGATCTGGATTTATGAGAAGGCAGAACTAATGCAAGAGTTATTGGCAGAAATCAATGTATTGAAACTCCCTCCTCCTTTGATTGGTCATACCTTCCCTTTTGAACAACTGCCACAGGCATTACAATTCTTCCAGACGGGAAAGACTATTGGAAAAATAATTGTAGAAGTCAGCTAA